From Myotis daubentonii chromosome 15, mMyoDau2.1, whole genome shotgun sequence, one genomic window encodes:
- the LOC132216058 gene encoding class I histocompatibility antigen, Gogo-C*0202 alpha chain-like: MRVLRPPTLLLLLSGALVLTPSWAAPALPPVRPPGPHSLRYFYTIVSRPGRGEPRFLSVGYVDDTQFVRFDSDAPNPRAEPRAPWTQQPWVEQERPGYWDRNTRKFKRAAQLSRRKLKTLRGYYNQSEDGFHTFQWMYGCNLGPEGRLLHG, encoded by the exons ATGCGGGTCCTGaggccccccaccctcctcctgctgctctcgGGGGCGCTGGTCCTGACCCCCAGCTGGGCCG ccccggccctgccccccgtccgccccccaggcccccactcCCTGAGGTATTTCTACACCATCGTGTCCCGGCCCGGCCGCGGGGAGCCCCGCTTCCTCTCCGTCGGCTACGTGGACGACACGCAGTTCGTGCGGTTCGACAGCGACGCCCCGAATCCGAGGGCTGAGCCGCGGGCGCCGTGGACGCAGCAGCCGTGGGTGGAGCAGGAGAGGCCTGGGTATTGGGACCGGAACACGCGGAAATTCAAGAGAGCCGCACAGTTGTCCCGACGGAAACTGAAGACCCTGCGCGGCTACTACAACCAGAGCGAGGACG GGTTTCACACCTTCCAGTGGATGTATGGCTGCAACTTGGGACCCGAAGGGCGCCTCCTCCACGGGTAA
- the LOC132217131 gene encoding zinc finger and SCAN domain-containing protein 5B-like, protein MATDQAFSNGHGHPQGSLGWALPPARRPRGNLTEGQHWDSERWHVLFRAFQHPEDADPLQSVHTMSALLHRWLRPDVLTKKQILDKLLLEKFMTCMPLELQVLVKERRVQSFEELKVLLRNKEKPRKWKVITLQEQKYLLENSYVQVADEEVGDTDYVLDLSMKSPSPISQTGVHPENSQEVNGQPGNQPGTCDVVWGQVSV, encoded by the exons ATGGCTACAGACCAGGCATTTTCCAATGGTCATGGGCACCCacagggcagcctgggctgggcgctGCCACCTGCCAGACGACCCCGGGGAAACCTCACTGAAGGACAGcactgggactctgagaggtgGCACGTGCTCTTCAGAGCCTTCCAACACCCAGAGGACGCGGACCCCCTCCAGAGCGTGCACACAATGTCTGCGCTCCTCCATCGCTGGCTGAGGCCCGAtgtgctcaccaagaagcagatcTTGGATAAGCTTCTGCTGGAGAAGTTCATGACCTGCATGCCCCTGGAGCTGCAGGTCTTGGTGAAGGAGAGGCGCGTGCAGAGCTTCGAGGAACTGAAGGTCTTGCTGAGAAATAAGGAGAAACCCAGGAAATGG AAGGTCATCACCTTGCAAGAGCAGAAGTATCTTCTGGAGAATTCCTATGTCCAGGTGGCCGATGAGGAAGTCGGTGACACAGACTATGTGTTGGACTTGTCCATGAAGTCCCCATCCCCCATCAGTCAGACGGGGGTACATCCTGAGAACAGCCAGGAGGTCAATGGACAGCCGGGGAACCAGCCAGGAACCTGTGACGTGGTGTGGGGACAGGTGAGTGTGTGA
- the LOC132217129 gene encoding zinc finger and SCAN domain-containing protein 5B-like, protein MATDQAFSNGHGHPQGSLGWALPPARRPRGNLIEGQHWDSERWHVLFRAFQHPEDADPLQSVHTMSALLHRWLRPDVLTKKQILDKLLLEKFMTCMPLELQVLVKERRVQSFEELKVLLRNKEKPRKWKVITLQEQKYLLENSYVQVADEEVGDTDYVLDLSMKSPSPISQTGVHPENSQEVNGEPGNQPGTSDVVWGQGQKVFLPEMIPTKSDLEGVRPMENLVNLEKDMMEDREEAAVLTSLDPLLPSSPGDSVKTEGEQNPQDGIGLERVDVRDVPPTHVPGTQALSQHPKRRDSGNPGGAPKRKRGNTPTFQEEPQEGAMSWDTGEVTRWHRCHSVGASSTVEPTAHPVGKESRRKLPYECEDCSKRFTYRSQLELHLRTHTGERPFQCLDCPKRFTRFSDLRVHQRIHTGEKPFCCTFCEKRFTHKSTLRDHQRVHTQEKPYQCAVCQKRFIQRTNLNKHMRTHSGPKPYLCPHCHLAFRHQGTFKRHQRTHVNEVPPGLPVPSDQEGN, encoded by the exons ATGGCTACAGACCAGGCATTTTCCAATGGTCATGGGCACCCacagggcagcctgggctgggcgctGCCACCTGCCAGACGACCCCGGGGAAACCTCATTGAAGGACAGcactgggactctgagaggtgGCACGTGCTCTTCAGAGCCTTCCAACACCCAGAGGACGCGGACCCCCTCCAGAGCGTGCACACAATGTCTGCGCTCCTCCATCGCTGGCTGAGGCCCGAtgtgctcaccaagaagcagatcTTGGATAAGCTTCTGCTGGAGAAGTTCATGACCTGCATGCCCCTGGAGCTGCAGGTCTTGGTGAAGGAGAGGCGCGTGCAGAGCTTCGAGGAACTGAAGGTCTTGCTGAGAAATAAGGAGAAACCCAGGAAATGG AAGGTCATCACCTTGCAAGAGCAGAAGTATCTTCTGGAGAATTCCTATGTCCAGGTGGCCGATGAGGAAGTCGGTGACACAGACTATGTGTTGGACTTGTCCATGAAGTCCCCATCCCCCATCAGTCAGACGGGGGTACATCCTGAGAACAGCCAGGAGGTCAATGGAGAGCCGGGGAACCAGCCAGGAACCAGTGACGTGGTGTGGGGACAG GGGCAGAAAGTCTTCCTGCCAGAGATGATTCCCACGAAAAGTGATCTGGAGGGTGTGAGACCCATGGAGAATTTGGTGAATTTAGAGAAGGATATGATGGAAGACAGAGAAGAGGCAGCAGTACTCACGTCTCTAGACCCTCTGCTTCCCAGCAGTCCCG GAGACTCGGTGAAGACAGAGGGGGAGCAGAACCCGCAGGACGGAATTGGTCTGGAGCGTGTGGATGTCCGTGACGTGCCTCCCACCCACGTTCCGGGGACACAGGCCTTGAGTCAGCATCCAAAGAGAAGAGATTCTGGGAATCCAGGAGGTGCCCCCAAGAGAAAAAGGGGCAACACTCCCACCTTCCAAGAGGAGCCTCAAGAAGGAGCCATGTCGTGGGACACAGGAGAAGTCACCAGATGGCACAGGTGCCATTCAGTGGGTGCATCAAGCACCGTGGAGCCAACTGCTCACCCTGTTGGCAAGGAATCCAGGAGGAAGCTACCCTACGAGTGTGAAGACTGCAGCAAGAGGTTCACCTACAGATCACAGTTAGAACTTCACCTGAGGACACACACAGGAGAGAGACCCTTCCAGTGCCTTGACTGTCCCAAGAGGTTCACTCGGTTCTCAGACCTCCGTGTCCACCAGCGGATCCACACGGGGGAGAAGCCGTTCTGCTGTACATTCTGCGAGAAGAGGTTCACCCACAAGTCCACGCTGCGTGACCACCAGCGGGTCCACACCCAGGAGAAGCCTTACCAGTGCGCCGTCTGCCAGAAAAGGTTCATCCAACGCACGAACCTCAACAAACACATGCGCACCCACTCGGGCCCGAAACCCTACCTGTGTCCCCACTGCCACCTGGCCTTCCGCCATCAGGGGACATTTAAACGCCACCAAAGGACACATGTCAACGAGGTGCCCCCGGGACTCCCGGTCCCTTCTGACCAGGAAGGAAACTAA